One region of Polynucleobacter sp. MWH-Aus1W21 genomic DNA includes:
- a CDS encoding extracellular solute-binding protein — MKKMNFLMSGILFAGVISSHVFAADPVKELNLYSARHYQTDEALYSDFTKKTGIKINRIEADDNGILERLKSEGDKSQADVILLVDAARLWRAQMHNLFAPIKSKYLEERIPSNLRAASEAGGVPWYGYSTRARVIVYNKATVKKSEVDTYEKLADLDNKGRVCTRSGAHPYMLSLVGALIERDGLAATETWAKGMVANMARSPRGGDTDQINAVASGECGVALTNSYYFARMMQSDKPNDMNAISKVGYVWPNQGSGGVHINISGGGMAKNAPHPKEAMQFLEYLATDSAQEYFANGNNEWPAVPTVKVENSALKALGAFQAEKVSVTAIGKNQIAAQKLLDQAGYK; from the coding sequence ATGAAAAAGATGAATTTTTTGATGTCCGGAATCCTATTTGCTGGGGTTATCAGTAGTCATGTTTTTGCTGCCGACCCAGTAAAAGAGCTCAATCTGTATTCAGCGCGCCATTATCAAACTGATGAAGCTTTGTATAGTGATTTCACTAAAAAGACGGGCATCAAAATTAACCGAATTGAAGCGGATGACAACGGCATTTTGGAGCGTTTAAAAAGCGAAGGCGATAAGAGTCAGGCTGATGTCATTTTGTTGGTTGATGCTGCTCGTTTATGGCGTGCGCAAATGCACAATCTTTTTGCGCCGATTAAATCCAAGTATCTGGAAGAACGAATTCCTTCAAACTTGAGGGCTGCAAGCGAGGCTGGTGGAGTTCCTTGGTATGGTTACTCAACTCGAGCTCGAGTGATTGTCTATAACAAGGCTACCGTTAAAAAATCTGAAGTTGATACATACGAAAAGTTAGCTGATCTAGACAATAAAGGTAGAGTCTGTACCCGTTCAGGGGCTCACCCATACATGCTTTCCCTTGTTGGCGCTCTTATCGAAAGAGATGGTTTGGCTGCAACAGAGACATGGGCTAAAGGAATGGTCGCCAACATGGCACGCAGTCCAAGGGGTGGCGATACGGATCAGATTAACGCTGTTGCCTCAGGTGAATGTGGCGTGGCGCTTACAAATTCATATTACTTTGCGCGCATGATGCAATCAGATAAGCCAAATGATATGAATGCCATTTCTAAAGTAGGCTATGTATGGCCCAACCAAGGATCTGGCGGCGTGCATATCAATATCTCCGGTGGTGGCATGGCTAAAAATGCCCCGCATCCTAAAGAGGCTATGCAGTTTCTAGAGTATCTGGCTACTGACTCGGCGCAAGAATATTTTGCAAATGGTAACAATGAGTGGCCTGCCGTTCCGACGGTTAAGGTTGAAAATTCTGCTCTTAAGGCACTAGGAGCATTTCAGGCTGAAAAAGTATCGGTTACCGCGATTGGCAAGAATCAGATTGCAGCACAAAAATTACTTGATCAAGCTGGGTATAAGTAA
- a CDS encoding iron ABC transporter permease: MNRIAVSIALFLFLPLFGLAAPFIFPGLAGNSLPATGTLAHLWNFVLGSYIASTLMLVAGVSAGVFFLGVGNAWIIASYDFPGKKIFEWALILPLAVPTYVMAYLFVDLLQFSGPIQTALRNFLGMGSLWFFPDPRSLSGAIWSFSFCLFPYVYLITRTAFLERSSRLIEVSETLGYSPLQGFIKLVLPMARPAIFAGMALALMEVLADFGAVSYFGVQTFATGIFRAWLSFGDRLAAVQLAIGLLSFILLIFFIEQSSRSKLRYASSSQSKPNVKHLQGRSSLFAFLFCGLTLLFGFLLPAFALLQLLFKQGLSVDIRYLSWLGNSLSVSIVTALISVGLAVFFAYTVRLKPSLRWVNGLLGFGYALPGAVLAIGILSFLEIFQLAWWISVSMWVLVYAYLVRFLSSSLQSIEAGLLRITPSMDGTAALLGLSQFQILKRVHIPLLNRSLITAGLFVFVDVMKELPATLLLRPFNFDTLAVATYQLAADERLAELGLPALTIVLAGLIPVLILSRVISRGD; the protein is encoded by the coding sequence ATGAATCGTATTGCGGTATCAATTGCCCTGTTCTTATTTTTGCCGCTGTTTGGCTTAGCAGCGCCATTCATATTTCCTGGTCTGGCTGGAAACAGTCTTCCGGCAACCGGGACACTTGCCCACCTTTGGAATTTTGTGCTGGGTAGTTACATTGCATCTACCTTAATGCTCGTTGCAGGCGTAAGTGCAGGGGTATTTTTTCTTGGGGTGGGTAACGCTTGGATTATTGCTAGCTACGATTTTCCAGGGAAGAAAATATTTGAGTGGGCATTAATTCTGCCTCTGGCTGTACCAACTTATGTCATGGCCTATCTTTTTGTTGATCTCTTGCAATTCTCAGGACCGATTCAAACTGCTTTGCGTAATTTTCTGGGTATGGGGTCCCTTTGGTTTTTTCCTGACCCTAGGTCTTTGAGTGGGGCGATCTGGTCTTTTTCATTCTGTTTGTTCCCTTATGTATACCTCATTACTCGCACGGCATTTTTAGAGCGTAGCAGTAGGCTAATTGAGGTTTCTGAGACTCTAGGTTACAGCCCATTACAAGGCTTTATTAAGCTAGTATTGCCAATGGCAAGGCCAGCAATCTTTGCGGGCATGGCTCTGGCTCTAATGGAAGTGCTAGCTGATTTTGGTGCGGTCTCTTACTTTGGGGTGCAAACCTTTGCGACTGGTATTTTCAGGGCTTGGCTATCTTTTGGCGATCGCCTGGCTGCCGTACAGTTGGCCATAGGCTTGCTTAGCTTTATATTGCTAATCTTCTTTATCGAGCAAAGCAGTCGCTCCAAGTTGCGTTATGCATCTTCATCACAAAGCAAGCCAAACGTTAAACATTTGCAAGGTAGATCTTCTCTTTTTGCATTTCTATTTTGCGGGCTAACGTTACTTTTTGGGTTTTTATTGCCAGCCTTCGCTTTGCTGCAGTTACTTTTTAAGCAGGGGCTCAGTGTAGATATTCGTTATTTGAGTTGGCTTGGGAATTCTTTATCAGTCTCAATCGTTACAGCCCTCATATCGGTTGGCCTTGCAGTATTTTTTGCCTACACCGTTAGACTCAAGCCAAGCCTGCGTTGGGTTAATGGTTTGTTGGGGTTTGGATACGCATTACCTGGTGCAGTTTTGGCAATTGGCATTTTGTCTTTTTTGGAAATTTTTCAGTTAGCTTGGTGGATATCCGTCAGCATGTGGGTGTTGGTTTATGCCTATTTGGTGCGTTTTTTATCCTCTAGCTTGCAAAGTATTGAAGCTGGTCTCTTGCGGATAACGCCTTCAATGGATGGGACCGCTGCGTTGTTGGGGTTATCTCAATTTCAAATTCTGAAGAGGGTGCACATACCACTCCTCAATCGTAGTTTGATTACCGCAGGACTATTTGTTTTTGTAGACGTCATGAAAGAACTGCCGGCAACTTTGCTATTACGTCCATTTAATTTTGATACTTTGGCAGTTGCTACCTACCAGTTGGCTGCTGACGAGCGTTTAGCAGAGCTCGGATTGCCGGCTTTAACCATTGTTTTGGCGGGATTAATACCTGTTTTAATCCTCTCCCGAGTCATTTCTCGCGGAGACTGA